One window from the genome of Faecalibacterium sp. HTF-F encodes:
- a CDS encoding thioredoxin family protein — protein sequence MSIFGFGKKKEDQKQSCCCGGNCTSETMQAAEAKKKESGIKILGGGCAKCNALEAETKEALRELGMDATIDHVRDFEKIAAYGVMTTPALVVDGQVVSYGKVLKKDEVISILKKVRA from the coding sequence ATGTCAATTTTCGGATTTGGAAAGAAAAAAGAAGATCAAAAGCAGTCTTGCTGCTGCGGAGGCAACTGTACATCGGAAACCATGCAGGCGGCAGAAGCAAAAAAGAAGGAATCCGGCATTAAAATTCTCGGTGGAGGTTGTGCCAAGTGCAACGCACTGGAAGCGGAAACCAAAGAAGCACTGCGGGAACTCGGTATGGATGCTACCATCGACCATGTGCGGGACTTTGAAAAAATCGCCGCCTATGGAGTGATGACAACACCTGCGCTGGTGGTAGATGGTCAGGTGGTGTCCTATGGCAAGGTGCTGAAAAAGGATGAAGTCATTTCTATTTTGAAGAAAGTAAGAGCATGA
- a CDS encoding arsenate reductase ArsC: MTKLKVAFICVHNSCRSQIAEALGKALASDVFESYSAGTETKPRINQDAVRLMNELYGIDMEQTQYSKLISAIPEPDFTISMGCNVGCPFIGRPFDDNWGLEDPTGKDDAAFKDVIMQIHQNIIALKNRLQTI; the protein is encoded by the coding sequence ATGACCAAACTAAAAGTTGCATTTATCTGTGTCCATAACTCCTGCCGCAGCCAGATTGCGGAGGCATTGGGCAAAGCGCTGGCGTCCGACGTGTTTGAAAGCTATTCTGCTGGAACGGAAACAAAACCCCGGATCAATCAGGATGCTGTCCGACTGATGAATGAGCTTTATGGCATCGACATGGAGCAGACGCAGTATTCTAAGCTGATTTCTGCGATTCCTGAACCGGATTTTACAATCTCGATGGGATGCAATGTAGGATGCCCTTTTATTGGTAGACCATTTGATGATAACTGGGGATTGGAAGACCCGACTGGAAAAGATGATGCTGCGTTTAAGGATGTGATCATGCAGATCCATCAAAATATCATAGCATTGAAAAATCGCCTTCAAACTATATAA
- a CDS encoding biotin transporter BioY — MKNKKLTTYQMAVTALMAAAMCVLGPLTVPIGAIPISLANFVICLTAWLLGPKFGTLSVAVYLLIGLVGVPVFSGYGAGIAKLAGPTGGYLVGYLLLAFIGGLFIEKSKGQPVVSGIGLVLGDAACYVLGTAWFVFQMQCELSYALSVCVYPFIALDLAKIVVSCVVGALLRKRLEQAGVLKLQGAVSE; from the coding sequence ATGAAAAACAAAAAGCTGACCACCTATCAGATGGCCGTCACTGCACTGATGGCCGCCGCAATGTGCGTGCTGGGCCCGCTGACGGTGCCCATCGGGGCCATTCCCATCTCGCTGGCAAACTTTGTCATCTGCCTGACCGCATGGCTGCTGGGGCCCAAGTTCGGCACCCTGAGCGTGGCGGTGTATCTGCTCATCGGTCTGGTGGGTGTGCCGGTGTTCTCCGGCTACGGCGCAGGCATTGCCAAGCTGGCAGGCCCCACCGGCGGCTATCTGGTGGGCTATCTGCTGCTGGCCTTCATCGGCGGTCTGTTCATCGAAAAGAGCAAGGGCCAGCCCGTAGTCTCCGGCATCGGCCTTGTGCTGGGCGATGCCGCCTGCTATGTGCTGGGCACTGCATGGTTCGTGTTCCAGATGCAGTGTGAGCTGAGCTATGCGCTGTCGGTGTGCGTGTATCCCTTCATTGCGCTGGACCTTGCCAAGATCGTGGTGAGTTGCGTCGTGGGTGCACTGCTGCGCAAGCGTCTGGAGCAGGCCGGTGTGCTGAAACTGCAGGGTGCAGTTTCAGAATGA
- a CDS encoding RNA polymerase sigma factor codes for MMGQLTRNEVFTLAVQKYSDAVYRAAMHNSRCAADAEDVVQDVYEKLLHYNGTFESEEHLKAWLLRVAINRCRDLTRAAHQKDTELDENLPAPDEFADGSVLDAVRALPENYRNAIYLHYYEGYTAAEIGRMLGAPSNTVLSWLRRARAQLHTMLKEEIEDEVV; via the coding sequence ATGATGGGACAGCTGACCAGAAATGAAGTATTCACGCTGGCAGTGCAGAAGTACAGCGATGCTGTCTACCGTGCTGCCATGCACAACAGCCGATGCGCGGCCGATGCCGAGGATGTGGTGCAGGATGTCTACGAAAAACTCCTGCATTACAACGGCACCTTTGAGAGTGAGGAGCACCTCAAAGCATGGCTGCTGCGGGTAGCCATCAACCGCTGCCGGGACCTGACCCGTGCAGCGCACCAGAAGGACACGGAGCTGGACGAGAACCTGCCCGCACCGGATGAGTTTGCGGACGGCAGCGTGCTGGATGCGGTGCGCGCCCTGCCGGAAAACTACCGCAACGCCATCTACCTTCATTATTATGAGGGCTACACGGCGGCGGAGATCGGGCGGATGCTGGGGGCACCGTCCAACACGGTGCTGAGCTGGCTGCGGCGCGCAAGAGCACAGTTACATACGATGCTGAAGGAGGAGATCGAGGATGAGGTGGTATGA
- a CDS encoding DUF4349 domain-containing protein: MRWYEYKMETDDLCAPEDLKAKLLAMTDQLTEEEKNQPMMETPAPARPAPVQRKKPVRFPVKRVGTLAACLAVCAVGYGAFATGMIGLGAKSSSPAAYYSADSTAAAMAAGGVDRAAVDSPMAADYSLNSLSLESGADNGTAVYSENDAAAAAHSTDHAKIIYTANLSLESKDYDAARAALDAAAAEAGGYMESSSEYSGTEDSRSVSLTFRVPQKNYASFLAAVAEAGNVTYKNQQADDVTAQYMDVEARLENLKAQRTRLQQLQQQAETLSDLLEIESSLTEVQSQIESWQSQMDWYSNQVEQCTVCVSLSEVKTYSPPSESFVSRMADAFASGWQNFAQGVQQLAVFLAGAWPVVVIAAAVAGGVAVWRKKRK, translated from the coding sequence ATGAGGTGGTATGAGTATAAGATGGAGACGGACGATCTCTGTGCACCGGAGGACCTGAAAGCAAAGCTGCTGGCCATGACCGACCAGCTGACCGAAGAGGAAAAGAACCAGCCCATGATGGAGACCCCGGCACCGGCCCGGCCTGCACCGGTGCAGCGGAAAAAGCCTGTCCGCTTTCCTGTAAAGCGGGTGGGCACACTGGCGGCCTGTCTGGCGGTGTGCGCGGTGGGCTACGGTGCCTTTGCCACCGGCATGATCGGCCTTGGTGCAAAGAGCAGCAGCCCGGCGGCCTATTATTCGGCGGACAGCACTGCGGCCGCGATGGCGGCAGGCGGCGTGGACCGCGCCGCTGTGGACAGCCCCATGGCCGCCGATTACAGCCTGAACAGCCTGTCACTGGAAAGCGGCGCAGACAACGGCACCGCTGTTTATTCGGAGAACGATGCGGCGGCAGCGGCCCACAGCACCGACCACGCAAAGATCATCTACACCGCGAACCTCAGTCTGGAAAGCAAGGACTACGACGCGGCCCGCGCTGCGCTGGATGCGGCGGCTGCCGAAGCAGGCGGCTACATGGAATCCAGCAGCGAATACTCCGGCACCGAGGACAGCCGCAGCGTCAGCCTGACCTTCCGGGTGCCGCAGAAGAACTACGCCAGCTTTCTTGCGGCTGTGGCCGAAGCCGGCAACGTGACCTACAAAAACCAGCAGGCCGACGACGTGACCGCCCAGTACATGGACGTGGAGGCCCGGCTTGAGAACCTCAAGGCCCAGCGCACCCGTCTGCAGCAGCTGCAGCAGCAGGCCGAGACTCTTTCCGACCTGCTGGAGATCGAGTCCAGCCTGACCGAGGTGCAGAGCCAGATCGAGAGCTGGCAGAGCCAGATGGACTGGTACAGCAATCAGGTGGAGCAGTGCACCGTCTGCGTGAGCCTGAGCGAGGTAAAGACCTACTCGCCGCCCAGCGAGAGCTTTGTCTCCCGCATGGCCGACGCATTTGCCAGCGGCTGGCAGAACTTTGCACAGGGCGTGCAGCAGCTGGCCGTCTTCCTTGCAGGCGCATGGCCGGTGGTGGTCATCGCGGCGGCGGTGGCTGGCGGCGTCGCAGTGTGGCGCAAAAAGAGAAAGTGA
- a CDS encoding PRD domain-containing protein, with the protein MQYTVKKPINNNILRVVDPTGCELIVTGRGLGFGAKPGYKLDAGKVERSYRMTSPAVQQKLVELLEQIPYEHLLLTDELVAMIRSRVNYPLNESLLITLADHISFAIQRSEQGIRFSNPLMAPIREFYPQEYRLGMDCLAIIRQRCKADLSDDEGGFIALHIVNAELNTTMSVVNDVTRFVDGCVQVVECFYGCHFDRDALDFSRFTVHLRFFAQRVFQGKQESENDAHDEMFRALIARNCSEHYKCACCLADYVRNTWNKELSDEELVFLTIHLKRIRMGK; encoded by the coding sequence ATGCAATATACCGTCAAAAAACCGATCAACAACAACATCCTGCGGGTGGTGGACCCCACCGGCTGCGAGCTGATCGTTACCGGGCGCGGGCTGGGCTTTGGCGCAAAGCCGGGGTACAAGCTGGACGCCGGAAAGGTGGAGCGCAGCTACCGCATGACCAGCCCTGCCGTGCAGCAGAAGCTGGTGGAACTGCTGGAACAGATCCCCTATGAGCATCTGCTGCTCACCGATGAGCTGGTGGCAATGATCCGCAGCCGGGTGAACTACCCGCTGAACGAGAGCCTGCTCATCACGCTGGCCGACCACATCAGCTTTGCTATCCAGCGCAGTGAGCAGGGCATCCGCTTCTCTAACCCGCTCATGGCACCGATCCGGGAATTCTATCCGCAGGAGTACCGCCTTGGCATGGACTGTCTGGCCATCATCCGCCAGCGCTGCAAAGCAGACCTCTCGGATGACGAGGGCGGCTTCATCGCCCTGCACATCGTCAATGCGGAGCTGAACACCACCATGAGCGTGGTGAACGACGTCACCCGCTTTGTGGACGGCTGCGTGCAGGTGGTGGAGTGCTTCTACGGCTGCCATTTTGACCGGGACGCGCTGGATTTCAGCCGCTTCACGGTGCATCTGCGCTTTTTTGCGCAGCGGGTGTTTCAGGGCAAACAGGAGAGCGAGAACGATGCCCACGATGAGATGTTCCGGGCGCTGATCGCACGGAACTGCAGCGAACATTATAAATGTGCCTGCTGCCTTGCGGATTACGTGCGCAACACATGGAACAAGGAGCTTTCGGACGAGGAGCTGGTGTTCCTCACCATTCACCTGAAGCGCATCCGGATGGGAAAGTAA
- a CDS encoding PTS transporter subunit IIABC produces the protein MKDKIFGVLQRVGRSFMLPIALLPVAGLLLGIGSSFTNETMLAAYGLNSVIHPGTLIYTILDVMSQTGSAVFNNLALLFAMGVAIGMARKEKEVAALSGAVAYIIMNTAIQAMINAAGGVDAMPANSTTTMLGITTLQMGVFGGIVVGLGVAALHNKFYKIELPQVLAFFGGTRFVPIISSIVYLVVGIAMFYIWPVVQSGIAALGALVLASGYAGTFIYGLLERALIPFGLHHVFYMPFWQTAVGGTAIIDGVTVTGAQNIFFAELASKSTTVFSVSATRFMAGKFPFMMFGLPGAALAMYHCAKPEKKKAAGGLLLSAALTAFLTGITEPLEFTFIFVALPMYAVHCVLAGLSFMLMHILNVGVGMTFSGGLIDLVLFGAMQGNAKTHWIWVVVVGAVYFVLYYLIFRFMISKFDYKTPGRDDAEEVKLYTRADVNARSAASGSNAPAGDDPVSALIVEGLGGTDNLSDVDCCATRLRCTVKDAALVRQDVLKASGASGVICKGNGVQVVYGPKVAVIKAKLEDYLENAPKTPAAPAAPAPAAAPAAPAAAAKDTVLAACLTGTVVPLAEVKDEAFASGALGDGIAIEPAVGELVAPADGEISSTFDTHHAVGMTTVDGAELLMHIGIDTVKLGGKHFTYLVNEGDKVRKGQPLIRFDIEAIKAEGYPVTTPLIVCNTDEYAAVTPKASGTVKQGDALLELKG, from the coding sequence ATGAAAGACAAGATCTTTGGCGTGCTGCAGCGTGTCGGACGCAGTTTTATGCTGCCCATTGCACTGCTGCCCGTGGCGGGTCTGCTGCTGGGCATCGGCAGCTCGTTCACCAACGAGACCATGCTGGCGGCCTATGGCCTGAACAGCGTCATCCACCCCGGTACCCTGATCTACACCATTCTGGACGTGATGAGCCAGACCGGCAGCGCTGTGTTCAACAATCTGGCCCTGCTGTTCGCCATGGGCGTGGCCATCGGCATGGCCCGCAAGGAAAAAGAGGTGGCCGCCCTGTCCGGTGCGGTGGCCTATATCATCATGAACACGGCCATTCAGGCCATGATCAACGCTGCAGGCGGCGTGGACGCAATGCCCGCCAACTCCACCACCACCATGCTGGGCATCACCACCCTGCAGATGGGCGTGTTCGGCGGCATCGTGGTCGGTCTGGGCGTGGCAGCCCTGCACAACAAGTTCTATAAGATCGAGCTGCCGCAGGTGCTGGCCTTCTTCGGCGGCACCCGCTTTGTGCCCATCATCAGCTCCATCGTGTATCTGGTGGTCGGCATCGCCATGTTCTACATCTGGCCGGTGGTGCAAAGCGGCATTGCTGCGCTGGGCGCACTGGTGCTGGCTTCCGGCTATGCAGGCACCTTTATCTACGGCCTGCTGGAGCGTGCACTGATCCCCTTCGGCCTGCACCATGTGTTCTATATGCCGTTCTGGCAGACCGCTGTGGGCGGCACCGCCATCATCGACGGCGTCACCGTGACCGGTGCCCAGAACATCTTCTTTGCAGAGCTGGCCTCCAAGTCCACCACGGTGTTCTCGGTCAGCGCTACCCGCTTCATGGCCGGTAAGTTCCCCTTTATGATGTTCGGCCTGCCCGGCGCTGCGCTGGCAATGTACCACTGCGCAAAGCCGGAAAAGAAAAAGGCGGCAGGCGGCCTGCTGCTTTCTGCAGCCCTGACCGCCTTCCTCACCGGCATCACCGAGCCGCTGGAGTTCACCTTTATCTTTGTGGCACTGCCCATGTACGCCGTGCACTGCGTGCTGGCGGGCCTGTCCTTCATGCTCATGCATATCCTGAACGTGGGCGTGGGCATGACCTTCTCCGGCGGTCTGATCGATCTGGTGCTGTTCGGCGCGATGCAGGGCAACGCCAAGACCCACTGGATCTGGGTGGTCGTTGTGGGTGCAGTGTATTTTGTGCTGTACTACCTGATCTTCCGCTTTATGATCTCCAAGTTTGACTACAAGACCCCGGGCCGCGACGATGCGGAGGAGGTCAAGCTGTACACCCGTGCGGACGTGAACGCCCGCAGCGCCGCTTCCGGCAGCAACGCCCCCGCAGGGGATGACCCGGTCAGCGCCCTGATCGTGGAAGGTCTGGGCGGCACCGACAACCTGTCCGACGTGGACTGCTGCGCCACCCGTCTGCGCTGCACCGTCAAGGACGCTGCGCTGGTCCGGCAGGATGTGCTCAAGGCTTCCGGTGCTTCCGGCGTCATCTGCAAGGGCAACGGCGTTCAGGTGGTGTACGGCCCCAAGGTGGCCGTCATCAAGGCGAAGCTGGAAGATTATCTGGAAAATGCGCCCAAGACCCCGGCGGCGCCCGCAGCACCCGCCCCGGCAGCGGCCCCCGCAGCCCCGGCAGCAGCCGCAAAGGATACCGTGCTTGCAGCCTGCCTCACCGGCACCGTCGTCCCGCTGGCTGAGGTGAAGGACGAAGCCTTTGCCAGCGGTGCGCTGGGCGACGGCATTGCCATCGAGCCTGCGGTGGGTGAGCTGGTGGCTCCTGCCGACGGCGAGATCTCTTCCACCTTCGACACCCACCACGCGGTGGGCATGACCACCGTTGACGGCGCGGAGCTGCTGATGCACATTGGCATCGACACCGTCAAGCTGGGCGGAAAGCACTTCACCTACCTCGTCAATGAGGGCGACAAGGTGCGCAAGGGCCAGCCGCTGATCCGCTTTGACATCGAGGCCATCAAGGCCGAGGGCTATCCCGTCACCACGCC